Genomic window (Paenibacillus sp. PK3_47):
AAGATCAGCGTGATCTTTTCGGAGAAGGCCGAACCTCCAATGATTTATTCCGAGGAAGGAGAAATTCTTGAGGCCATATTTGGGGCGAAAAATGAGTTAGAAGGCGATAAAATTGTCGAAGGAACAACAGCTGGAAAACGTGCAAAAGCAAAAAAGGGCGGGAATCCAGGCGGTCGTACGCCTTACGGCTACCGATTAATTAAGACAGGAGACCAAAAAGAAGCTGTAGCAATGATGAAACAAGAAGAGGAAGTTGAAGTGATAAGAAAGACGTTCAATGTATTTCTCGAACAAAACTTCAAGTCATTCGCTGATTATGTAAAGTACTTAAAATCACAGAATATAATTCCCCAAGATTGGAGTGACTCTCGAATTCGCGGGATGTTCGGTAATCAGTATTACAATGGATATCTGAGTTATGGGGATGTGCGTACAGCGGTTCCTCACCTGCGTATTTTTGAAGATGAAGATTGGAATAAGATTCAGGAGAAGTTCGCAGCATATTCAACTGGCCGAAAGAACGCCAAACATAATGTCGTATATCTCCTTAAAAACAAAATCACCTGTTCATTATGTGGAGGTATGATGTCAACTCAGAATTATATCTATAAAGATGTTGAGGGGTTATACATTTGCAAAAAGCATGGTCTTAAACTTAAAAAGAATGAAGTTGAAGGGAGTTATTTACAAGCTGCTAAGGAATATCTTCTGCATGAGTTACCCTTGGAATTAGAAAAGCAGTTTCCCAAGTATGTAGCTGAAAAAACAAGCGAATTAGAAAGCAGACTATTCCAGTTAGAGTTCGATCTCAGTACTATCGGCTCTTTGTTAATAACACAAACCAGGCAATACATGCTCGATAAGTCGAATCACAATAAGGATGAATTAAAGAAGATCAAGTGTAGACATCAATTCATACAGGAGGATATTAGCTGCATTAGGGGTGAAATTGAAAGGTTTAAAGGAATGGTACAATACGCTGCATCACCTCATTTGAAAGCGGCCGAATTTGCTCTGGAATCCAGATTATCGGAACTTGGGAGTGATGAGTTAATCCGATTTCTCATATCTATGAGCGTACGGATTACGGCGAATTCCAAAATATTAAGAATTGATTGGAGTCAGGGTCAAAGTAAATACACGGAGGTGGAGATTTGATTATAACTGACTTCATTAAACCTGGAATGAAGGGGGCTTTCTATGGAAGGCATTCGACGGATAAACAGGAGATGGATTCCCAGAACAGTGCTTGCGAGGAGTTCGTAAGACGGCATGAGTTAAGTCTCGTTGGCCGTTATTTGGACAGTGCGGTATCGGCAAGAAAGAAGGAGATGAATGAACGTCCCGAGTTAAAAAGATTGCTCGATGATGCACAGAAGCGGTTGTTTGATTTTGTCCTGGTGTGGGCTGAAGATCGATTGGCAAGAAAAACCAGAGAGCACCGTGAAATTCGCAAGAAATTTGTGGAGTATAAAATCCCCGTATATGTGCTTCACAATAACACCCGTTATGACGAAGGTGAGTTATTATCGCAAACGATTCGCGACAGTTTCTCACAGTATCAAGGGGATAAAATTGCTGGTGATACTAAACGCGCGATGAGGACATTGCTGAAGGAAGGTCAGTGGACGGGCGGATCAGCTCCATATGGTTATAGATATCTTAAGGATACGAAGAAATTTGAGACCATTCCCGATGAAATTGAGCATGTGCAAAAAATATTCTCTCTCTACAAGCAGGGTAATTTGGGATTCAGGGCGATTGCGGGAATGCTGCCCAAAGAGTCAAGAAGAGGTCGGGATTGGAAATGGAACCATATCAAAGAGATCATAACGAATCCTTTTTACGCGGGAATATTGACTTTGAACCGTCGCGATTCCATTTCCCATTTAACAGTAAATAAAGAAATGACGGATTGGCTACAAGGCAGTAATACTTCTATTAAACCCGTTGTGACACTTGAGGCGTGGAAAACAACCTGGTTCATATATAAAAATCGCAGGGATTATTACGATGGTGAAGAATCTTTGAAAAACGCAGGGCTTAAATTTGCTCAGTTCTATGTCACAAAGAATGTATTGAATGGACTGCTGTACTGTGCAGAATGCAATGAACGTTTGAAATGCAAGGATATGACCTCCAAAAACAAAAACAATGGAAAGGATTATGGTGATATTTTTTATGTATGCACTGAGTGTAACTATAAGGTAGGGGCAGAAAAATTATCGCCGATTATTGACGCAATTTGGAAAAAGATACAGCGGTCAATCGATATTACCAGGATCTCGGAAGTAGTATATGCTCGCTTTCAAAATGAAGTAACCACCATACAGCATCGAACGGAATTGTATGAAAAGCAAATTCAAGAATTCTCAAACAACAAAGTGCATTACGAATCATGGATTGAAGAGTATGGGAAGATAAACAGTGAAGACAGGGATGTCTACGAGGCGTTCAGTTTAGCTAATGCCTATAATGAGCAAAACTTATTAGCTGCTAAGAAAATGTACACACGATATAAACATAAACTGGATTTCTTAAAACAAGATAAGGAGACGGTTATTCAAGAGACAGAGAAGCTTGTGAACAGAATAAAATGTGACCGTAAGAGTTTACCTGTTCATGACGAGAAACAAATACTTCAATTTGCTCTAGCTTACCTAACTATTGATCAGAACGGGAAAATTGAATACGCGATTAAGTCAGAATTATTGTGAGCCGTTCTCTTACTGGAGACGGTTTTTTGTTGTGATGAAGGATTAAATTGTAAGATCACGAAAAATAAAATATGAGAAAATATTGATTGTGAAATGGAGACTAATGATGATAAACGGGAACAAGTTTTCTGATCAGGTAATGAGCAAAGTACACGTGAACAATTCGATTATTCTTTTGGCTAAGCAATTTCTAGTTACCCAAGAATCTATTGTGGATACCGAACAGAATCTGGGGCGATTCATCCAATTTTATGCGAGACCATGCCCTGAGGAAATTGTATACTCAGAAGCTCCAACAGAGGAACAAATAAATCAAATGGCACAATACATCTCTTATGGATTGGCATATTGTGAAGCAGTTTGGTCATTAGTTCACTCTGGATTTTTTATCGGATCTCAAGACAGGTCATATAACTTTAATCCACATATTCGCACGAAGCAAGTATGGTCCAATCAGACTTCGATATATACTATTAATTTTAATGAAGCATCTACATTAATACCTCTGTTGCTAAAGGTCAACTTTTCTAAACGAGATCAAGATAAACCAGAATATGTTCTATTCAATCCTGAATTGTACGTAGCTGGTATTGGAAGCAACTTGCACCGCGATGTTCAAGAAGCACTAGGTGATGCTATTGCTTGTTTTCAGAATGAACTATATCGACCTACTGTTACAATGCTTGGAAAAGCAGTTGAGGGAGCCTGGGTCGAGCTTGGAATATCATTGTACACTTATGCTGGAAAAGGTCTTAAAGATCCAGACAAGCTTATTGATAAATTAAGAAATGAAACTAATTTTATGAATAGAGTCCAGCAAGTTGTAAAGCTGTATGAAGGCAGACATGATTTGTTCGGAGAGCTGATTAAAGAATCAAAAGTTTCAATACCGATGATCAAGGAAATATTCTACTGGTCCGATGTCGTCAGGGATTCCCGTAATGCAATTCATTTTGGAGTTGAATCGGCGTTTCCAAATACATACGAGAAAACGGTCGTTCTGCTGATGAGCGCTTCATCCAATTTGAAAACCTTATACAAACTCAAAGGTATAGCTGATAAGCTTCATGATGTAGGTACTGTCTGAGTTATAGGGATAAAATATTGATTGGAACAAATTTCTCGGTAAGTGTATTAGACTAATCGGTCATTTGTCAAAATGTTAAGGCAAGCGTATAGGGAACCGATCGTCCCCCTATACACTTGCCTTAACTAATT
Coding sequences:
- a CDS encoding recombinase family protein, with the translated sequence MIITDFIKPGMKGAFYGRHSTDKQEMDSQNSACEEFVRRHELSLVGRYLDSAVSARKKEMNERPELKRLLDDAQKRLFDFVLVWAEDRLARKTREHREIRKKFVEYKIPVYVLHNNTRYDEGELLSQTIRDSFSQYQGDKIAGDTKRAMRTLLKEGQWTGGSAPYGYRYLKDTKKFETIPDEIEHVQKIFSLYKQGNLGFRAIAGMLPKESRRGRDWKWNHIKEIITNPFYAGILTLNRRDSISHLTVNKEMTDWLQGSNTSIKPVVTLEAWKTTWFIYKNRRDYYDGEESLKNAGLKFAQFYVTKNVLNGLLYCAECNERLKCKDMTSKNKNNGKDYGDIFYVCTECNYKVGAEKLSPIIDAIWKKIQRSIDITRISEVVYARFQNEVTTIQHRTELYEKQIQEFSNNKVHYESWIEEYGKINSEDRDVYEAFSLANAYNEQNLLAAKKMYTRYKHKLDFLKQDKETVIQETEKLVNRIKCDRKSLPVHDEKQILQFALAYLTIDQNGKIEYAIKSELL
- a CDS encoding recombinase family protein — protein: MKTALYARHSIDQKIQKTSLKSQIAEGENTAFKNKLFIDERYLDPKVSARNNNRFQRPELHRLLSDIQAGIIQNVIVSRRCRLARNLTEHLEIYEIFKKNKISVIFSEKAEPPMIYSEEGEILEAIFGAKNELEGDKIVEGTTAGKRAKAKKGGNPGGRTPYGYRLIKTGDQKEAVAMMKQEEEVEVIRKTFNVFLEQNFKSFADYVKYLKSQNIIPQDWSDSRIRGMFGNQYYNGYLSYGDVRTAVPHLRIFEDEDWNKIQEKFAAYSTGRKNAKHNVVYLLKNKITCSLCGGMMSTQNYIYKDVEGLYICKKHGLKLKKNEVEGSYLQAAKEYLLHELPLELEKQFPKYVAEKTSELESRLFQLEFDLSTIGSLLITQTRQYMLDKSNHNKDELKKIKCRHQFIQEDISCIRGEIERFKGMVQYAASPHLKAAEFALESRLSELGSDELIRFLISMSVRITANSKILRIDWSQGQSKYTEVEI